From Solwaraspora sp. WMMD1047, the proteins below share one genomic window:
- a CDS encoding glycoside hydrolase family 9 protein: MSPTDAPSPSNGSAAPPAQRRSPHRRYRRPLVAALAVAVAAAIAAAVPTIGAPDASAQAAPAYNYAEALQKSLFFYEAQQSGPLPDWNRVSWRGDSALTDGSDVGLDLTGGWYDAGDHVKFGFPMAFTTTMLAWGAVEYRSGYADSGQLPHLLNNLRFVNDYFIKAHPSPNVLYGQVGKGDDDHKWWGPAEVMPMARPAYKIDASCGGADLAAETAAAMAASSMVFRPTDASYANTLVTHARQLYTFADNVRRSYHECITDATSFYRSWSGYQDELVWGAIWLHRATGEASYLTKAEAEYDKLGTEPQTTTRSYKWTIAWDNKQFGAYVLLANLTGKQKYIDDANRWLDFWTVGVNGEKVRTSPGGMAVLDTWGALRYAANTSFAALVYSDKLTDATRKARYHDFAVRQINYALGDNPRNSSYVIGFGNNSPKNPHHRTAHGSWWDSQTVPVETRHVLYGALVGGPSAPNDAYTDNRSDYVMNEVATDYNAGFTSALVRLYSEYGGTPAANFPRPETPDIDELTVETTVMQNEPRAVGIKAIVYNKSAFPARALTESSFRYYFRREGTSAIQVTPGYTQGCPSPTTAQQHSGDIWYVEIDCSGHTIAPAGQSAHRMEVQFKIGVPEGGTWDATNDPSYQATAGPNRNVPLYDDGVLVWGTEPGDGGPDPTPTPTPTATPTPTPTPTPTPTPTPTPTPTGPAAGCQVTYTTSDWSNGFTASVTIRNTGTTAINGWTLRFSYPAGQRVSQGWSATFSQSGTAVTATNLSYNGNLAPGASTNFGFNGTHTGSNPRPTAFTLNNATCTLT; this comes from the coding sequence ATGTCGCCAACCGACGCGCCGTCCCCGTCGAACGGTTCGGCTGCCCCACCCGCCCAGCGCCGATCACCGCACCGCCGGTACCGGCGCCCGCTCGTCGCCGCGCTGGCCGTCGCGGTCGCGGCGGCGATCGCCGCGGCCGTGCCGACGATCGGCGCCCCGGACGCCTCCGCGCAGGCGGCGCCGGCCTACAACTACGCCGAGGCGCTGCAGAAGTCGCTGTTCTTCTATGAGGCGCAGCAGTCCGGCCCGCTGCCCGACTGGAACCGGGTCTCCTGGCGCGGCGACTCCGCGCTCACCGACGGCTCCGACGTCGGGCTGGACCTCACCGGCGGCTGGTACGACGCCGGCGACCACGTCAAGTTCGGCTTCCCGATGGCCTTCACCACCACCATGCTGGCCTGGGGCGCGGTCGAGTACCGGTCCGGCTACGCCGACTCCGGCCAGCTGCCGCACCTGCTGAACAACCTGCGCTTCGTCAACGACTACTTCATCAAGGCGCACCCGTCGCCGAACGTGCTCTACGGGCAGGTCGGCAAGGGCGACGACGACCACAAGTGGTGGGGTCCGGCCGAGGTGATGCCGATGGCGCGGCCCGCGTACAAGATCGATGCGAGCTGTGGTGGGGCGGACCTGGCGGCGGAGACGGCGGCCGCGATGGCCGCCTCCTCGATGGTCTTCCGCCCCACCGACGCGAGCTACGCCAACACCCTGGTCACGCACGCCCGGCAGCTCTACACCTTCGCCGACAACGTGCGCCGCAGCTACCACGAGTGCATCACCGACGCGACCAGCTTCTACCGGTCGTGGAGCGGCTACCAGGACGAGCTGGTGTGGGGGGCGATCTGGCTGCACCGGGCCACCGGTGAGGCGTCCTACCTGACGAAGGCGGAGGCCGAGTACGACAAGCTCGGCACCGAGCCGCAGACCACCACCCGCTCCTACAAGTGGACCATCGCCTGGGACAACAAGCAGTTCGGCGCGTACGTGCTGCTGGCGAACCTGACCGGCAAGCAGAAGTACATCGACGACGCCAACCGCTGGCTGGACTTCTGGACCGTCGGGGTGAACGGCGAGAAGGTGCGCACCTCGCCCGGCGGAATGGCCGTGCTGGACACCTGGGGTGCGCTGCGGTACGCCGCCAACACCTCGTTCGCCGCGCTCGTCTACAGCGACAAGCTCACCGACGCGACCCGCAAGGCCCGCTACCACGACTTCGCCGTCCGCCAGATCAACTACGCGCTCGGCGACAACCCGCGCAACTCCAGCTACGTGATCGGCTTCGGCAACAACTCGCCGAAGAATCCGCATCACCGTACGGCGCACGGCTCCTGGTGGGACAGCCAGACGGTGCCGGTGGAGACCCGGCACGTGCTCTACGGCGCGCTGGTCGGCGGCCCGTCGGCGCCGAACGACGCCTACACCGACAACCGCTCCGACTACGTGATGAACGAGGTGGCGACCGACTACAACGCCGGCTTCACCTCCGCGCTGGTCCGGCTCTATTCCGAGTACGGCGGCACGCCGGCCGCCAACTTCCCGCGACCGGAGACCCCGGACATCGACGAGCTCACCGTGGAGACCACGGTAATGCAGAACGAGCCGCGGGCGGTCGGGATCAAGGCGATCGTCTACAACAAGTCGGCGTTCCCGGCCCGGGCGCTCACCGAGTCGTCGTTCCGGTACTACTTCCGCCGGGAGGGCACCAGCGCGATCCAGGTGACCCCGGGCTACACCCAGGGCTGCCCGTCGCCGACCACCGCGCAGCAGCACTCCGGTGACATCTGGTACGTCGAGATCGACTGCTCCGGGCACACCATCGCCCCGGCCGGACAGTCGGCGCACCGGATGGAGGTGCAGTTCAAGATCGGCGTGCCGGAGGGCGGCACCTGGGACGCGACGAACGACCCGTCGTACCAGGCGACGGCCGGGCCGAACCGGAACGTCCCGCTCTACGACGACGGCGTCCTGGTCTGGGGCACGGAGCCCGGCGACGGCGGCCCCGACCCGACGCCGACGCCTACCCCCACCGCGACCCCCACGCCTACTCCGACTCCCACGCCGACCCCCACCCCGACCCCCACCCCGACGCCGACCGGGCCGGCGGCGGGCTGCCAGGTCACCTACACCACCAGCGACTGGAGCAACGGTTTCACCGCCAGCGTGACCATCCGCAACACCGGTACGACGGCGATCAACGGCTGGACCCTGCGGTTCAGCTACCCGGCCGGGCAGCGGGTCAGCCAGGGCTGGTCGGCGACGTTCAGCCAGAGCGGTACGGCGGTCACCGCCACCAACCTCTCCTACAACGGCAACCTCGCGCCGGGCGCGTCGACGAACTTCGGCTTCAACGGCACCCACACCGGCAGCAACCCGAGGCCGACCGCATTCACCCTCAACAACGCCACCTGCACCCTCACCTGA
- a CDS encoding helix-turn-helix transcriptional regulator: MTPRQSPTVKRRRLALTLRQLRTAAGLSAVEAARRVDHDASWLSRIENAEVRPHPNDVRAMLTIYGIDGEQAEAVIAVARQARQRGWWQRYNDVLPDWFVTYVGMESEASVIRSYECQMIPGLLQTEEYARAAFSGGPTQISDAEIEQQVALRMDRQAILGTDEQPALRMIIDEGGVRREVGGPKVLKAQIERLLRESERSRVRIQLLPFGAGTGFDGSFVILDFPPLPAPYPDAAEDRLVYLDTLTGAHYLERPVEVAAYSAAFEQLCAVALSPAATRDALSNIANDLAR; the protein is encoded by the coding sequence GTGACGCCACGACAGAGCCCGACGGTCAAACGCCGACGCCTCGCCCTCACCCTGCGGCAGCTGCGCACGGCAGCCGGACTGTCGGCGGTCGAGGCGGCGCGTCGCGTCGATCACGACGCCAGCTGGCTGTCCCGGATCGAGAACGCAGAGGTCCGTCCGCACCCGAACGACGTACGCGCGATGCTGACGATCTACGGCATCGACGGTGAGCAGGCCGAAGCCGTCATCGCTGTCGCGCGCCAGGCCCGGCAACGCGGCTGGTGGCAGCGGTACAACGACGTCCTGCCCGACTGGTTCGTCACCTACGTCGGAATGGAGTCGGAGGCGTCGGTGATCCGGTCCTACGAGTGCCAGATGATTCCGGGCCTGCTCCAAACCGAGGAGTACGCGCGAGCGGCGTTCAGCGGTGGACCTACCCAGATCAGCGACGCCGAGATCGAGCAGCAGGTCGCGCTCCGGATGGATCGGCAGGCCATCCTCGGCACCGACGAACAGCCCGCCCTTCGGATGATCATCGACGAGGGTGGGGTGCGCCGCGAGGTCGGCGGGCCGAAGGTGCTCAAGGCGCAGATCGAACGCCTGCTACGGGAGTCGGAGCGATCCCGGGTACGGATCCAACTCCTACCGTTCGGCGCCGGCACCGGCTTCGACGGCAGCTTTGTCATCCTCGACTTCCCGCCGTTACCCGCGCCGTACCCGGACGCCGCCGAGGACCGCCTCGTCTACCTCGACACCCTCACCGGCGCTCACTACCTGGAGCGCCCGGTGGAGGTCGCGGCCTACTCTGCTGCCTTCGAGCAGTTGTGCGCTGTGGCCCTCTCGCCGGCCGCTACGCGGGACGCCTTGAGTAATATCGCCAACGACCTGGCGAGGTAG
- a CDS encoding DUF397 domain-containing protein, producing the protein MDATWRTSTRSGSTGNCVEARRIGDTAEVRDSKDPAGPVLAFGRSAWSAFVVSLRQNHGG; encoded by the coding sequence ATGGACGCGACGTGGCGCACGAGCACCCGATCCGGTTCTACCGGCAACTGTGTCGAGGCCCGGCGGATCGGTGACACCGCCGAGGTCCGCGACAGTAAGGATCCCGCCGGGCCGGTCCTCGCCTTCGGTCGGTCGGCCTGGTCCGCGTTCGTCGTCAGCCTCAGGCAGAACCACGGCGGGTAA
- a CDS encoding MarR family winged helix-turn-helix transcriptional regulator — MTNQGPGQVLFHFVRHWARRPPATDTGGEQGRHVLVCEAVHALAQRGAPATVNAVAYEIGIDQSGASRMIKSAIAAGHLVMAASPTDGRQREASLTPAGRSMLDQAHRWQEEIFGRLTAGWSEKKRRDFQQAMTDLMDRSYATEV; from the coding sequence GTGACCAACCAAGGCCCGGGACAGGTCCTGTTCCACTTCGTCCGGCACTGGGCGCGCCGGCCCCCAGCGACGGACACCGGCGGTGAGCAGGGCCGGCACGTACTGGTCTGTGAGGCAGTCCATGCGCTCGCCCAGCGCGGGGCACCCGCAACGGTCAACGCGGTCGCGTACGAGATCGGGATCGACCAGAGTGGCGCCTCACGGATGATCAAGAGCGCCATCGCAGCCGGTCATCTGGTCATGGCAGCGTCCCCTACCGATGGCCGACAACGCGAAGCATCACTGACCCCTGCCGGCCGATCAATGCTGGACCAGGCACATCGCTGGCAGGAGGAGATCTTCGGTCGGCTGACCGCAGGCTGGAGCGAGAAGAAGCGCCGCGACTTCCAGCAGGCGATGACCGACCTGATGGACCGCTCCTACGCGACGGAGGTCTGA
- a CDS encoding oxygenase MpaB family protein, with protein MAEQDGQQVDFGAFGPDSVTWRVFREPTMYLGGLRAVFLQALHPRAIAGVVQNCDLRTDGYDRVLRGLRHLNTVAWAPTPVVDRAARVVRACHRHATAIDRATGDVIRVDEPDLLRWVHVTQMESHLTAVRLSGARFSPSDVDRYFAEWLRGAELVGLDPRTVPATAAEVEEYYREMRPRLSLGAEGRATREAMFHPVLPGNGITGLPGALRVWQTAVSVALGLTPAWARKLLGYRGRGTTTAAARTAAISLRIVLKTTPQRVYRSAVQADADRRVALSRNARLAR; from the coding sequence GTGGCAGAGCAGGACGGGCAACAGGTCGACTTCGGAGCATTCGGACCGGACAGCGTCACCTGGCGGGTGTTCCGCGAGCCGACGATGTACCTCGGCGGGTTACGGGCGGTCTTCCTACAGGCACTCCATCCGCGGGCGATAGCCGGCGTGGTGCAGAACTGCGACCTGCGGACCGACGGGTACGACCGCGTCCTGCGTGGCCTGCGGCACCTCAACACGGTCGCCTGGGCGCCGACACCCGTCGTCGACCGGGCGGCCCGGGTAGTGCGGGCCTGCCACCGGCACGCCACCGCGATCGACCGCGCCACCGGCGACGTGATTCGCGTCGACGAGCCCGACCTGCTGCGCTGGGTGCACGTCACCCAGATGGAGTCCCACCTCACGGCGGTGCGGCTCAGCGGTGCCCGGTTCAGCCCGTCCGACGTCGACCGGTACTTCGCCGAGTGGCTGCGCGGCGCCGAGCTGGTCGGACTCGACCCGCGGACGGTGCCGGCGACGGCCGCCGAGGTCGAGGAGTACTACCGCGAGATGCGCCCGCGACTGAGCCTGGGCGCGGAGGGCAGGGCCACCCGGGAGGCGATGTTCCACCCGGTGCTGCCCGGCAACGGGATCACCGGCCTGCCCGGCGCCCTGCGGGTGTGGCAGACCGCCGTCTCGGTCGCGCTCGGACTCACCCCGGCCTGGGCCCGCAAGCTCCTCGGCTACCGGGGACGCGGTACGACCACGGCGGCGGCGAGAACGGCGGCGATCTCGCTGCGAATCGTCCTGAAGACGACTCCGCAGCGGGTGTACCGCAGCGCCGTCCAGGCCGACGCCGACCGCCGGGTCGCGCTCTCGCGAAATGCGAGGCTCGCTCGGTAG
- a CDS encoding copper resistance CopC family protein, which produces MTAAPDQTLPAPAGTGGATRRAWPRRLAAVAVLLLVGTVVSLVLLSEAKPPALTVADPGDGQRLDALPPAVTLTFNGRLDPAGSHLTVADAAGRPVNTATARVAGQTISQPVDRLPPGRYQVAYHVTFGNGTVLTDLYSFTVRGQQPGTGPGDRVVATPVVDWTTAPSEASGGHVHGLLQPRGLAMISAYFALILVGLFVLHRRRQKRR; this is translated from the coding sequence GTGACGGCAGCTCCCGACCAGACCCTGCCGGCGCCCGCCGGCACCGGCGGCGCGACCAGGAGAGCCTGGCCGCGCCGCCTCGCCGCCGTGGCCGTCCTGCTGCTCGTGGGCACCGTCGTCTCGCTGGTGCTGCTCTCCGAGGCGAAACCGCCCGCGCTGACCGTCGCCGACCCGGGCGACGGTCAGCGGCTCGACGCGCTACCGCCGGCGGTGACGCTGACCTTCAACGGCCGGCTCGATCCCGCCGGCTCACACCTCACGGTGGCCGACGCGGCCGGCCGGCCGGTCAACACCGCGACCGCGCGGGTGGCCGGCCAGACGATCAGCCAACCGGTGGACCGGCTTCCCCCCGGCCGGTACCAGGTCGCCTACCACGTGACCTTCGGCAACGGCACGGTCCTCACCGATCTCTACTCGTTCACGGTGCGGGGGCAGCAGCCCGGCACCGGGCCGGGGGACCGGGTCGTCGCGACGCCGGTCGTCGACTGGACCACCGCGCCGTCCGAGGCCTCCGGGGGTCACGTCCACGGGCTGCTGCAACCGCGCGGGCTGGCGATGATCAGCGCCTACTTCGCACTGATCCTGGTCGGCCTCTTCGTCCTGCACCGCCGCCGCCAGAAGCGTCGCTGA
- a CDS encoding MFS transporter: MSRRWKVLTVTSAAVFMALLDVTIVNIALPDLRQTFPDDSLSDLSWVLSAYNVVFAAALVPAGRLADRLGRRRLFLAGTVTFLAASLACGLAGSLGLLIAARIVQALGAAVLVPTSLGLVLPEFPPRLRATATGIWTATGAIAAATGPSLGGLLVDLQGWRWVFFVNLLIGAPLLILSRRLLRESRDELATRWPDWLGALLLGGAVAAVALVLVEGERWGWTSARVVGGVVAGGVLFLAFVGRSARHPEPVIEPALLRIRSFMAANTGSFVFGMGFYALLICNVLFLTGVWGYGILLAGAALTPGPIAATMAAPIAGRLADRYGPRAVAVPGALLFGAGTFYLMAVVGAEAAYLTAFLPGSVVTGAGVGLCLPAFGSAAVAEIPRDRFATAVAIASCFRQLGAVVGIAALVAVLGAGDRPESLASFQRGFLLIGVTGLLTLVSAVALGRIRSRDVAGLSDQPARPAETADPAARSAVAADRAE; encoded by the coding sequence ATGTCCCGTCGGTGGAAGGTCCTCACCGTCACCTCGGCGGCCGTCTTCATGGCGCTGCTCGACGTGACGATCGTCAACATCGCGCTGCCCGACCTGCGGCAGACCTTTCCGGACGACTCGCTCAGTGACCTGTCCTGGGTGCTGAGCGCGTACAACGTGGTTTTCGCCGCGGCGTTGGTGCCGGCCGGCCGGCTCGCCGACCGGCTCGGGCGGCGGCGGCTCTTCCTCGCCGGCACGGTGACGTTCCTGGCCGCCTCGCTGGCCTGCGGACTGGCCGGCAGCCTCGGCCTGCTGATCGCCGCGCGGATCGTCCAGGCGCTCGGCGCCGCCGTGCTGGTGCCCACCTCGCTCGGTCTGGTCCTGCCCGAGTTCCCGCCCCGGTTGCGGGCCACCGCCACCGGGATCTGGACGGCGACCGGTGCCATCGCCGCCGCCACCGGGCCGTCCCTCGGCGGTCTCCTGGTCGACCTGCAGGGCTGGCGGTGGGTGTTCTTCGTCAACCTGCTCATCGGTGCGCCGCTGCTGATCCTGTCCCGGCGGCTGCTCCGGGAGAGCCGCGACGAACTCGCCACCCGTTGGCCGGACTGGCTCGGCGCGCTGCTGCTCGGCGGGGCGGTGGCGGCCGTGGCGCTGGTCCTGGTCGAGGGGGAGCGGTGGGGGTGGACCTCGGCCCGGGTGGTCGGCGGCGTGGTCGCCGGCGGGGTGCTGTTCCTGGCCTTCGTGGGCCGGTCGGCCCGGCATCCGGAGCCGGTGATCGAGCCGGCGCTGCTGCGGATCCGGTCCTTCATGGCGGCGAACACCGGTTCGTTCGTCTTCGGGATGGGGTTCTACGCGCTGCTGATCTGCAACGTCCTCTTTCTCACCGGCGTGTGGGGGTACGGCATCCTGCTCGCGGGGGCGGCGCTGACCCCGGGGCCGATCGCGGCCACGATGGCCGCCCCGATCGCCGGCCGGTTGGCCGACCGGTACGGGCCGCGCGCCGTCGCCGTCCCCGGCGCGCTGCTCTTCGGCGCCGGTACGTTCTACCTGATGGCGGTGGTCGGCGCCGAGGCGGCGTACCTGACGGCCTTCCTGCCCGGGTCGGTGGTCACCGGTGCCGGGGTGGGGCTCTGCCTGCCGGCCTTCGGCAGCGCCGCGGTGGCCGAGATCCCCCGGGACCGGTTCGCCACCGCGGTCGCCATCGCCTCCTGCTTCCGGCAGCTCGGTGCCGTGGTCGGCATCGCCGCCCTGGTGGCCGTGCTGGGCGCGGGCGACCGGCCGGAGAGCCTCGCCAGCTTCCAGCGCGGCTTCCTGCTGATCGGCGTCACCGGCCTGCTGACGCTGGTCAGCGCCGTGGCGCTGGGCCGGATCCGGTCCCGTGACGTCGCCGGCCTCAGCGACCAGCCGGCGCGACCGGCGGAGACCGCCGATCCGGCGGCCCGGTCGGCGGTGGCTGCGGATCGGGCGGAGTAG
- a CDS encoding SDR family NAD(P)-dependent oxidoreductase, which produces MLVLVTGGSGFIGSHSTAELIRAGHRVRLLVRDAARAVAALRPLGVPESSVEFVTGDITDPGRVAAAVRGCDAVLHAAAVYSFDSRDHATMRRVNASGTETVLAAARAAGADPIVYVSTFGALVPSADDPVTTRTAVGRPAETYLASKAEAERIARRHADSGAPVVITYPSATLGPHDPGLGDQTTRVRNVLRGLMPMWPTGGFPVGDVRDVARLHAAVLTPGLGPRRFLAQGRYLSTRDFVRTLREVTGRRLPAVYLPAASMLPVGRLTGLVQRAVPVHIPAEYGAIYTCAVGRPIDCTATDELLGGTGRPVAETMADTVGWLYRAGHLSRRLAGRAADSGSAVTVVPSA; this is translated from the coding sequence ATGCTGGTCCTGGTCACCGGTGGCAGCGGGTTCATCGGCTCACACTCGACGGCGGAGCTGATCCGCGCCGGCCACCGGGTCCGGCTGCTGGTCCGGGACGCCGCGCGGGCCGTCGCCGCGCTGCGTCCCCTCGGCGTGCCCGAGTCGTCCGTCGAGTTCGTCACCGGCGACATCACCGACCCCGGTCGTGTCGCCGCGGCCGTCCGCGGCTGCGACGCGGTGCTGCACGCCGCCGCGGTCTACAGCTTCGACAGCCGGGACCACGCCACGATGCGCCGGGTCAACGCCAGCGGCACCGAGACGGTGCTCGCCGCCGCGCGGGCCGCCGGCGCCGACCCGATCGTGTACGTGTCGACCTTCGGCGCCCTGGTGCCGAGCGCCGACGATCCGGTGACCACCCGTACGGCGGTCGGCCGACCCGCCGAGACCTACCTGGCGAGCAAGGCCGAGGCCGAGCGGATCGCCCGCCGGCACGCCGACTCCGGCGCCCCGGTCGTCATCACCTACCCGTCGGCGACCCTCGGCCCGCACGACCCGGGCCTGGGCGACCAGACGACCCGGGTACGCAACGTGCTGCGCGGCCTGATGCCGATGTGGCCGACCGGCGGTTTCCCCGTCGGCGACGTACGCGACGTGGCCCGGCTGCACGCGGCGGTGCTGACGCCCGGCCTCGGGCCACGCCGGTTCCTGGCTCAGGGCCGCTACCTGTCGACCCGCGACTTCGTCCGGACGCTGCGCGAGGTGACCGGCCGCCGGTTGCCGGCCGTCTACCTACCGGCGGCCTCGATGCTGCCGGTCGGCCGGCTCACCGGCCTGGTGCAGCGGGCGGTTCCGGTGCACATTCCGGCCGAGTACGGCGCCATCTACACCTGCGCGGTCGGCCGCCCGATCGACTGCACCGCGACCGACGAACTGCTCGGTGGCACCGGGCGCCCGGTGGCCGAGACGATGGCCGACACCGTCGGGTGGCTCTACCGGGCCGGTCACCTCAGCCGCCGGCTCGCCGGCCGCGCCGCCGACTCGGGCTCGGCGGTCACCGTCGTCCCGTCGGCCTGA
- a CDS encoding DUF1702 family protein — protein MTTMLGALRRKVMTPPLDDVLFSTRGFHTHDGAARDLLEMSGRQFVIGFGFAMESADTAESVTRLETLDRQFHGFAYEGAAMALALRDALRPGPRGRRTEDFLRTGRGAAHIYMAYLGIGFTLGRLPRMFWGRALPDVSQLPDHPTLSWFIWDGYGFHQAFFDPAKWIDKQYVSTSYPWQVSYVNRAIDHGIGRALWFYNGAHVESVAASISRFPAARHADLWSGAGLAASYAGGVGAEDLKLLHQAAGPHGPEVSLGAVLAIKARVLADVITPHTETASATLCGMSAVDAAEITNRVVIDLPPDGAVPAYEVFRDRIRRHFQ, from the coding sequence ATGACCACAATGCTCGGTGCGTTGCGTCGCAAGGTGATGACCCCGCCCCTGGACGACGTACTCTTCTCGACCCGCGGCTTCCACACCCACGACGGGGCCGCCCGCGACCTGCTGGAGATGAGCGGTCGGCAGTTCGTCATCGGCTTCGGCTTCGCCATGGAGAGCGCCGACACCGCGGAGTCCGTCACCCGGCTGGAGACGCTCGACCGCCAGTTCCACGGCTTCGCCTATGAGGGCGCCGCGATGGCGCTGGCGCTGCGCGACGCCCTGCGACCCGGGCCGCGGGGCCGGCGCACCGAGGACTTCCTGCGGACCGGGCGCGGCGCGGCGCACATCTACATGGCGTACCTGGGGATCGGGTTCACCCTCGGCCGGCTGCCCCGGATGTTCTGGGGACGGGCCCTGCCGGACGTCTCCCAACTGCCCGACCACCCGACGCTGAGCTGGTTCATCTGGGACGGCTACGGCTTCCACCAGGCGTTCTTCGACCCGGCGAAGTGGATCGACAAGCAGTACGTCAGTACCAGCTACCCGTGGCAGGTCAGCTACGTCAACCGGGCCATCGACCACGGCATCGGCCGGGCGCTCTGGTTCTACAACGGCGCGCACGTGGAGAGCGTGGCCGCGTCGATCAGCAGGTTCCCGGCGGCCCGGCACGCCGACCTGTGGAGCGGCGCCGGGCTGGCCGCCAGCTACGCCGGCGGGGTCGGCGCCGAGGACCTCAAGCTGCTACACCAGGCGGCCGGCCCGCACGGTCCCGAGGTCTCCCTCGGCGCGGTGCTCGCCATCAAGGCCCGGGTGCTCGCCGACGTGATCACCCCGCACACCGAGACGGCCTCCGCCACCCTCTGCGGGATGTCCGCCGTGGACGCCGCCGAGATCACCAACCGGGTCGTCATCGACCTGCCACCGGACGGTGCGGTGCCCGCGTACGAGGTGTTCCGGGACCGAATCCGGCGGCACTTCCAGTAG
- the mshB gene encoding N-acetyl-1-D-myo-inositol-2-amino-2-deoxy-alpha-D-glucopyranoside deacetylase has protein sequence MQTSHPDRDGNPLRLLLVHAHPDDETTTTGATIARYAAEGVGVTLVTCTRGERGEILDPTVDTSGAADPADALGQHRLGELAAAAAALGVTDVRLLGGAGTWWDSGMAGTDTTTDPRAFSAGDHDLQTSQLVAILRQVRPQVVISYDERGGYGHPDHIRAHDIAASAVVAAADPTAAPTAGPPWVTSKLYAAVVPVSLLAQAMTTLAGARLDGPNPFAEVAAAIGGPPNATEGPPGGADSPLAQLPFGVPDAAVTTRIDARDWLPAKAAAMRAHRSQMHANGWFFALAEDPGRGFGVEHYQLLRGRAEPPAPGEPETDLFAGLRPAPDSSTDSNLEVAVDAPGS, from the coding sequence ATGCAGACGTCCCACCCGGACCGTGACGGCAACCCGCTGCGCCTGCTCCTGGTGCACGCCCACCCCGACGACGAGACCACCACCACCGGCGCCACCATCGCGCGGTACGCGGCCGAGGGCGTCGGCGTCACGCTCGTCACCTGCACCCGCGGCGAACGTGGCGAGATCCTCGACCCCACGGTGGACACCAGCGGCGCCGCCGACCCGGCGGACGCGCTCGGCCAACACCGGCTCGGCGAGCTGGCGGCCGCCGCCGCCGCGCTCGGGGTCACCGACGTCCGGCTGCTCGGCGGCGCCGGCACCTGGTGGGACTCCGGCATGGCCGGCACCGACACCACCACCGACCCACGGGCGTTCAGCGCCGGCGACCACGACCTGCAGACCAGCCAACTGGTCGCGATCCTCCGCCAGGTCCGGCCACAGGTCGTGATCAGCTACGACGAACGGGGCGGGTACGGCCACCCGGACCACATCCGGGCCCACGACATCGCGGCCTCCGCCGTCGTCGCGGCGGCCGATCCCACCGCCGCGCCGACGGCCGGCCCACCCTGGGTGACCAGCAAGCTGTACGCCGCCGTCGTCCCGGTCAGCCTGCTGGCCCAGGCGATGACCACCCTCGCCGGGGCGCGGCTCGACGGCCCCAACCCGTTCGCCGAGGTCGCCGCCGCCATCGGCGGACCGCCGAACGCCACCGAAGGTCCACCCGGTGGTGCCGACAGCCCTCTCGCCCAACTCCCGTTCGGGGTGCCCGACGCCGCCGTCACCACCCGGATCGACGCCCGCGACTGGCTGCCGGCCAAGGCCGCCGCGATGCGCGCCCACCGGTCCCAGATGCACGCCAACGGCTGGTTCTTCGCCCTGGCCGAGGATCCCGGCCGCGGCTTCGGGGTGGAGCACTACCAGCTGCTGCGCGGGCGCGCCGAGCCACCGGCTCCGGGCGAACCCGAGACCGATCTCTTCGCCGGCCTCCGGCCGGCACCCGATTCGTCGACAGACAGCAATCTCGAAGTAGCCGTCGACGCCCCGGGTAGCTGA
- a CDS encoding helix-turn-helix domain-containing protein, producing MLRRSYDDQECSVARTLEIVGERWTLLIIRDALFGLRRFDEFAESLGVARNVLSTRLQRLVEHDLLTRVRYQERPERFEYHLTARGHELATTVVALMRWGDRHLGRPGGSARLVEHHTCGTELEARLACPHCDRVVGIDEVSTRRGRAGAEVS from the coding sequence ATGTTGCGGCGCTCGTACGACGACCAGGAATGTTCGGTGGCCAGGACCCTCGAGATCGTCGGCGAGCGCTGGACTCTGCTGATCATCCGCGACGCGCTCTTCGGCCTGCGCCGCTTCGACGAGTTCGCCGAGAGCCTCGGGGTGGCCCGCAACGTGCTCTCCACCCGACTGCAACGACTTGTCGAACACGACCTGCTCACCCGGGTGCGCTACCAGGAACGCCCCGAGCGGTTCGAATACCACCTCACCGCGCGCGGCCACGAGCTGGCCACCACCGTGGTGGCCCTGATGCGCTGGGGCGACCGGCACCTCGGCCGGCCAGGCGGTTCGGCCCGGCTGGTCGAGCATCACACGTGCGGCACCGAATTGGAGGCCCGGCTCGCCTGCCCGCACTGCGACCGGGTGGTCGGCATCGACGAGGTGTCGACCCGCCGGGGACGGGCCGGCGCCGAGGTCTCCTGA